The DNA region GCCTGCCTCGGCGAACAGCGGCGCACCCGCCAGACCGTCGTGGTCGGTGAGCGCGAGACCTGTCAGACCGAGACGGGTGGCCTCAGCGACCAGGTCCGGCGGGCTGCTGGCCCCGTCCAGGAAGCTGAAGTGGCTGTGGCAGTGCAGTTCCGCGTACGGCGTCAGCGGCTCCTCGGGTCGCACCGGCGCCGGCTGCGTGGTGGGTCGTGCGTGCTTGCGTCGTGAGGTCGGTGCGTCCTCGGCACCCGGGCGTCGCCCGGAGAGCCGACGCTCGATCTCCCGCCACGGCACCGGCGGGTTGTTCCATCCCATGCTGCTTCAGTCCAGGTCGTGGGCGAGCTGGAGGTGGGCGGGGTGGGGGTAGAGCTCGCCGTGGATGGTGCCGTCGCGGGCGCGGATGAGTTCGACTCTGGTGGTGCCGTGGGGTGTGACGACGCGGGCCAGGCCATGCGGGGTGACCCAGCGGTGGGCGGCGAGTCCGAGTGGGTGGACCTGGTAGCCGCCGGTGTGGGTCTTGGTCCGGTGGTGCGCCCTGGTCAACGGGGTGGTGTTCAGATCACTCGTCTGGCCACTGGTCTGACCGGCCTGGCCGGGCGGCCCACTGCTGTCGTAGGGGGTGGCGTGGTCCAGGTCGACCCTGCTCGAGAGGCCGGTGGCGCTGGTGCTGTGCGGGAACCCGTCCCCGGCCGCGTGGCGTAGGAGCACCCGTTGCCGCATCACGGTCGGGTGCTCATAGGCGGTGACGGTCTCGATGGTGTTGAGATCGATCACCGGCTGGAGTCGGATCTCGCGGTGCCGGAGCAGGACGGTGAGCTGCTCGACCAGCAGCGGTCCGAGCCCTTCGACCCGCGCCACACCACCCACACCACCGCTATGTCCAGCGTCGAGGGCATGGAGGGCGAGGGCGGAGAGGTGCACGTGCAGCACCGCCGACCGACGCCGACCCCGCGGCTTGACCTCACCCGCGGGCTCATCACGGTCGGCGTGCTCGGCTGGATCGAGGCCGTCGAGGAACGCGACCGCGTCATGCGGCCGGGACAGCAACTCGAACGCTTGGGCACGCAACTCGCGGCGCGAGGGCTTCTCCTCGCCGTCGGTGGGCTCGGCGTGCTCGGCGAGTGCGTCGGCGAGGTCGTCGAGGACCGCGTCGATCTCGACCGCTGTCCCGATCGGGAGGCGGGCGTTGATCCGCCGCGTCCCCGGCTGGGCATCCAGCACGTCAACCGCGTCGCCGGCCTTGGTGCGCGAGAGCCAGACCCCGGTCTTGGCGTCCTCCGCAGCGATCCGGGCACGGTGGGCGTCGGGGTCGGCCTCGATCACCTTCGCCTCCGCGACCGTGAGCATCCGCTGTGGCCCCTCACCGACCGCAGCAGCGACCGCGTGGTCGACCAACCCGACCCGGTCACGGTCCAGTGGCCGGGACAGCTTGGCGGCCTTCAGCGCCGCCCAGGGCTCGCACTCCCCGCCGAGCACCCGCGCCCAGGTCAGCGGGAGGCGGTGGCGCAGGTCCAACACGTCGCCTGCGAGGTGACGGGTCGCGATCACACCCTTCTCCAGCGCGATCGCGAGCTCGCCGAAACAGAGCTCGGCGACCTCCGGCGTTCCCTCACCACCCACGACGATCAGCCGGTCCCCGCCGTGCTTGACCGGCACCGCCCCCGGCATCGCCTGGGGGTCCTCCCCGTGCCGGTCGCACCAGGCCAGCACCACCCGGAGCTGCTCGACCTCCATCGCCCGCTGCGCCCGCACCCCTGACTCCGCCGCAGCCAGCAGCTGCGTGGTCGAGAGATCGTCGGAGAGCGAGGTCATGCCTCCATTGTATCGAACACCAGTTCGAATCGGAAGGCTCTCTCCACCATCCCGCTGTGTCATGTCGCAGGACATCGGTGACAGTTCTGTATCAGGACATCGGTGACACTCTGGACGCCCCGCGTGGGGCGGTCACGACGTTCTGTGCCGAGCTCGGGATCTCCCGTAAGTCGTTCTACGAACTTCGCCGCCCTGGGTGTGGCGATCGCCGTGATCTCCTGCGGCGCCGGGCTCCTCGTCGACCTGCTCACCTCGGCGTCGTGACTCGCCGGGCCGGGTTCAGCGCTGCAGCGCCATCCGCACGCCGAGCCCGATCAGGACCACGCCGGTCAGCCCCTCGATCGCGCGTCGTACCCGCTCTCTCGCCATCAGACGCCCGAGGGCGCCGACGGCGAGCGAGAAGACCCGCCACCACAACACCGCCATCGCCAGGAACGCGACGGCGAGCACGCCCGTGGCGTAGGCCGGGTCCTCGGCGGTGACGAACTGCGGGATCAGCGTGAGGAAGATCAGCGCGATCTTGGGGTTCAGCAGGTTGCTCACCAGTCCCTGTCGGAAGGCCTCACGCCGCGACGTCATCGCCGCACCCGACCCGCCCGTGACTCCGATCTCAGGCTCGACGGCAGGCTCGCTGCCACCAGCCGACGCCGCCCACAACGCACGCGCGCCCAGGTAGACCAAGTACGCAGCGCCAGCCACCTTGATCACCGTGAAGGCGGCGTCGGAGGCGGCCAGCACCGCGGCCAGTCCGACGGCGGTGATCAGTGCATAGCCGGCGATGCCGGTGCAGCACCCCAGCCCCGTCCACCAGGCGGCCCGACTCCCGCCCCGCACCCCGTTGCGGAGCACCAGGGCCATGTCGGGCCCCGGCGTCAGCGTGAGCAGTCCCGCGACGCCGAGGAAGGCGAGGAAGTGATCGGGCACCGGGCAACGGTACCGGCGTCAGACGCCGTTCACGTGCGCCGCGATCTCCTCGAACACTCCCATGTCCGCTTCCCAGTCGGTGCCGGGGCGCGGCCAGTGCACCGCGATGTCGGTGATGCCGAGCTCGCCGTAACGTCCCGCGAGATCCTCGAAGGCGCCGACGGAGGCGAGCCACGGCTCATCGCCGAAGCCCGTCATCAGCATCCTGGCGAGGTCGCCGGCAGCCCGTCCCTCCGCCTCGCAGGCGCGCTCCAACGCCTCGAGCCGCGCCACGGTGTCGGCGTAGTGGTCCTCGCCCTGCGGATTCGCGATCCACCCCTGCCCCAACCGCGCCGCCAAACGCATGCCGCGCGGCCCGTTCCCCGCGATCCAGTACGGCGGCCGCCGCTGCACCATCCCCGCAGCGATGCTGACGTCGCGGGCCGTCCAGTGCTCACCCTCCAGCGACACCGGCGCGGTGGTCATCAGGGCGTCGAGCTGCTCCACCCACTCCGCGAACCGGTCGGCGCGCTCCCTCGGCGTCCAGTCCCGGTCGAGGACGTCGCCGTCGGAGGTGTGGCCGCTGCCGCCGGCGCCGATGCCGAGGGTCAGCCGTCCGCCGGAGATCCGGTCGATCGTCCGGGCCGCCGACGCCGTCGGGATGGGTGTGCGGAAGTTGGGCGAGGTGACCAGGGTGCCGAGACGGATCCGTTCGGTCAGCGCGGCGGCAGCCGCGAGCGACGCGTAGGCGTCGTCCCACGGGGTGTGGCCCCGCCAGGCCAGGTGGTCGTAGACCCAGGCACCGGCGAATCCGAGCTGCTCGGCCCGGCGCCAGGTCTCCCCCATCGCCGGCCATTCCTGGATCGGCCAGAGGATGACGTGCAGGTTCACACCGCTCGTGTCGCTCACTGCGCGAGTCTCTCAGAGCGGCTGTCAGGCCAGCCCCATCCGTGCCGCGGTCTCGTCCGTGCAGTCGGTGAAGAAGCCGCCGACCACGTCGACCATCTCCGCGAAGGAGTCGGCCGCGAAGAGCACCGGCTGGTAGTGGGTGATGTCGTAGTCGATGGTGGCCATCGCGGTGAAGTCGAGGGGCCGGATCTGCATCGAGCGGAACTCCTCGATCTCGCCGTAGGAGGAGAGGATCCCGGCGCCGTAGGCGCGCAGCTCGCCCTGCTCGTGCAGGACGCCGAACTCGATGGTGAACCAGAAGACGTCGGCCACCATCTGCAGCCCGGGCTTGGTCTGCATCCGCCGGGCGGCCTCGCCTGCGGCCCGCTTCACCGCAGCGACCTGCGGGTCCGCGAGCAGGTTGCCGTGGCCGACCACCTCGTGGATCAGGTCGGGCTCGGGGGTGTAGAGCGGCTGTCCGTGGTAGCGCAGGTACTGGGTGGAGTGGAAGACACCGTCGGCCAGCGAGCCGTAGAACTCCTCGAGCGGGACGATGCCGGCGGCCGGGACGTAGGAGAAGCCGGTCAGGCGCTGCAGGCCGGCCGTCACCTCGTCGAGCTGCGGGACGTGGTCGGTGGGCAGGTCGAGGGCGGCGACGGCATCGCGGTAGGCCCGGCACGCGTACTTCTCGTGCAGCGGTGCGATCTCGCGGCACACGGTGCGCCAGACCTCGTGCTCGGTCTCGGTGTAGTCGATCCGCGGCAACGGCTGACCGGGGCTCCACCCCAGTGCGACGGTGGCGATCTCGTTGCGGCGTGCCCGGTAGTCCCGGTCGTTGACGCCGGGGTGATCCTCACCCAGGTGGACGGTGACGGCACCGTCCTCCCCGGTGGTCACCGGTGAGTAGAGCTGGCCTTCCTCGAACATGTAGCGCCTCCGGATCACGGTGGTCGATGGGCCGAGACGCCCGCGTGTGACGTAGGTCTCGTTCCCTCCACGCTAGGTCGCGCGAATATCTGCGGCAAGTCGGGGCGCAGGCAGGACACGTTCGCCTCTCGCGAGAGCCCCGGAGCACCCCGGTCGAAGCACGAACATCACGGCTAGTCGTAGCCGGCCTCCACCTCCCAGCCGCTCTCCCGCCACCGCAGCAGCCAGGCCCGCCCGTCCGCGCCGACCACCTGGAAGCGCGCCGACCGCCCGCTCCCGCCCTCCGCGTTCCACCACCCCTCGTCCACCGGCCAGGGCCCCGCCCACGCGACGATGACCCACCACCCGGCTCCGCCTCCGAGCCCCACCCGGCACCGGTACGGCGCACCGGTCACCACGCCGCGATCGGTGACCGCGACGCTTCGACCGTGCTCGTCGACGACCTCTGCCGGCAGGGGCGTGCCGAACACCCGCGTCGGCGCCGGGCCGGGTATCCGCCCCGGCCACGGCGGCTCGGTCGGCCGCAGGTCGGTCGGACGCTCGCCCCAGGTCACCCATGCCTGGCGGTCCGCCGCGCCACGCCCGCCCTGCAGCACCGGCACCCGGACGGCGTCGTACCCGACCATCGCCTGGACCCGTGCCACGCCGCGCACCACCTGTTCCTCCGCCCCGCCACCCCAGAGACCCTCGGCGTGGTCACCGGCCGCCTCGACGGTCTCGGGAAGGAAGCGCACCCGGGTGACGGGCGCGGTGACGGCGCCGGACTCCTTCCGGCTGCGCAGCCCACTGCCCGGCATCCCCGCCTGGAGCTGCCAGTGGACCCGGTCGACGAGGTCGCGGGAGGTGAAGCAGCGGGGATGGACCCAGGTGCGGGCACTCAGACCGCCGGACTCCTGCGACGAGTCGTCGAGCTCGGCCTCGATCCGCACCGCGGTCGCCACCAGCTGGCGGTCGGCGAGGCCGGCCACGAACCGCTCGGCGGTGGTCCGGACGCTGAAGGTGACCGCCTCGGCGGAGTCCAGCGGCGGCTCGAAGCCGATCTCGCAGGCCAGCTCCGGGGTGGCCTCCGCGGCCCGCTCAACCGGGTGGTGCCGCCCCGCAGCCGCCGCAGCAGGTCGACACCGTAGGAGCCGAACCTGTTGCTCACCTCGGCCGCACCGAAGCCGGCGAACTCCCCCAGGAGATCCAGCCCGAGCCGGTGCAGCAGGTCCGCCAGCTGGCGCCCCTCGGGCCCGTCGTCGGCCAGCACGCCGATCGGCAGTCCGGCCACGAACTCCGCGGAACCACCGGGCGGGACCACCACGCAGCCCTGGGAGTGAGCGGCCCGCGCGGCCCGCTCGGCGGCATAGAGATCGTCGGCGATCCCGAACCGGCAGTCCCAGACGCCACCCGCGACGAGCTCCTCGGCGAGCAGCGCCGCGGCCGCCTCCTCACCGCCGTGGTAGCGACCGGGAGCCGGCACGGCGAGCAGGCCCGGGCGGATCGGCGACACCCCCGGACGCACCTCCTCGACACTGGTCAGGACGTGCTCGAACCACCGCACGTCGCGCTCCGGGCCGGCCGCGAGCAGGAGCAGCTCGGGGCAGCGCGCCTGCGCGTCGCGGCGCCGCTGGCCGCGTCGTACCCCCTCGCGGCGGGCAGCGGCGTTGCAGACGACGACCCGGTTGGCCGAGAACACCGCCGCGGGGGCGCTGCGATCGGCCGGCTCCCCGGCATCGGCGCGGTCCATCAGGGCCGCCGTCACCGACCAGTCCGGGCACCACACCACGAGGATCCGGGCGCCCATCACTCACCCTGCGACGTAGGGAAGGAGGATCTCCCGGCTGTGCGGTCGACCGACGTCGCGCACCACGACCCGGGCACGCTGTCCGTGCAGGCGTCCACTGCCCTGCCCCAGCCCGTCCCAGGAGACCTCGTCGGCGCTGAACGACGCCTCGACGCGTGGCCAGACGCCAGGCCCCGGGGCGTGCACCAGGAGCACCGCGTCGCGGGACCGGAGACGAGCCTGGATCACCGAGGCCGACTTCGGATCGATCCGTCCCACCGGTCGCAGCACGACGACGCGCAGCACGTCGACGAGGGCGGCGACGACCTCCATCCAGTGCTCCCCCGGCGCCGGGACCAGCACCGTCCGCCCCAGCGCCACCCCCAACTGCGCGGCCGCCTCGACCCCGAAGTCGTCCCAGCCGACGAATCCCACCCAGTCGCCCGCGGCGGACGCCCCCGAGGCGAGCGTCATCGCCAGCGAGGCGGAGTCCACCGCGTAGACGCCCCCGGTCCGCAGCTGGAGCAGTCCGTCGAGCACCGGAGGCACCGGCACGCTCAGTCGCGCCGGACCGCCCTGCAGGGCGTCGATCCGGCCGCGCAGCTGCTCCACGACGGCGGCGCGGTCGTCGATCTCGAGGGACGGACACTCACTCACCCATGTTCGAACATTTGTTCGAACTGTGCAAGTGGGGGCCCGTCCCCATCGGTGCTCAGCGCTTACGCTTCTCCCGCGGCTGGACCTTGAGCTCGATCGGGGTGCCCACGAAACCGAACTCCTCCCGCAGCCGACGCTCGATGAACCGCTCGTACCCGGCGTCGAGCCTGCCGGAGGTGAACAGCTTGAACGTCGGGTGCGCGACCTGCACCTGGGTGCCGAAGAGCACCTTCGGCTGCTTGCCGCTGCGCACCGGGTGCGGGTGCTCGGCGACCAGACGGCCCAGGAAGGCATTGAGCGCACCGGTCGGCACCCGCGTCTCCCAGCCCTCGATCGCGCGGTCCAGCGCCGGCACCAGGCGGTCGATGTGCCAACCCGTGCGCGCGGTGATGTTGATCCGGGGCGCCCACTGCACCTGCACCAGGTCGCGCTCGATCTCGCGGTCCAGGTAGTGGCGCCGCTCCTCGTCGACCAGGTCCCACTTGTTGAACGCGATCACCAGCGCCTTGCCGGCCTCCCGGACCTCCTGCAGGATCCGCATGTCCTGCTCGGCGATCGACTGGCTGCCGTCGAGCACCAGCACACACACCTCGGCACGCTCGATCGCCGTCGTGGTGCGCAGCCAGGCGTAGTACTCGTGTCCGGAGGCCTCCTTGACCCGCTTGCGGATGCCGGCGGTGTCGATGAAGCGCCACTCGCGTCCACCGAGCTGCACCAGCTCGTCCACCGGGTCGACGGTGGTGCCGGCCACGTTGTCGACCACCACCCGCTCCTCACCGGCGAGCTTGTTGAGCAGCGAGGACTTGCCGACGTTGGGGCGCCCGACGATCGCGATCCGGCGCGGGCCGCCGATCTCGTCCTCGTACTCCGGAGCCTCCGGCAGCACCGCGAGGATCGCGTCCAGCAGGTCGCCCGATCCGCGCCCGTGCAGCGCCGAGACCGGGTGCGGCTCGCCCAGCCCGAGGTTCCACAGTCCGTAGGTCTGCGCCTCGACCCGCTCGTCGTCGACCTTGTTCGCGGTCAGCACGACCGGCTTCCCCGCCTTGCGCAGCACCCGGACCACTGCCTCGTCGGCGTCGGTGATCCCGACCGCCGCGTCGACCACGAAGAGCACCGCGTCGGCCAGCGACACCGCGATCTCGGCCTGCACCCGGATCCGCTCCGCCATCCCCTTCGCGTCCGGGTCCCAGCCGCCGGTGTCGACCAGCGTGAAGGCGCGACCGGCCCACTCGGCGTCGTAGGAGACCCGGTCACGGGTCACGCCGGGGATGTCCTCGACGACCGCCTCACGGCGGCCGAGGATCCGGTTGACCAGGGTGGACTTGCCCACGTTGGGCCGTCCGACCACGGCCAGCACGGGCAGGTTGGTGTCAGTCATCGTGTTCCTTCGCAGAGTGGACCGGGCCGTGGGTGGGCAGCGGGCCCGGCAGGGCCCGTCCGGTCTCGTCGATCGCGGCCGCGAGGTCCTCGCGCATCCGCTGGTGGAGCAACGCGTTCACGGCCCCCACCTGTTCCGCCGTGCGCGGCCAGGACATCGACCCCAACGCGACCGGGTGCCCGATCACGAGGTCGATCCTCGCACCTCGGGGCGGCAGTGAGCCACTGCTCCCGCCCGGCTCCCGGCTCCCCAGGAACGTCACCGGTACGACGGGGGCCCCGGTGACCAGCCCCAGGTAGGCCGCGCCCCGGCGGAACGAGCGCAGCTCGCCGTCGCCGCGGGTGCCCTCCGGGAAGACCCCGACCGCACCGCCCTCGCGCAGCACCCTCAGCGCCCGGCGCACCGATCCCGGGTCAGCCTGACCGCGGTCCAGCGGGATCTGCCCGGTCAGGTGCAGGAACCGGCCCAGCACTCCGCGGAACATCTCGATCTTGGTCAGGGCGTGCACCGGTCGCGGGGCGAAGATCGCCAGCAGCGGGCCGTCGATCACGCCGATGTGGTTGGCCGCCACCACCACCGGCCCCGTGGCCGGGAACCGCTCGGGGTGGTGCACGCGGACGTCGTACTGCCGGCGGATGAGCCAGCGGGAGGCGGGCCTGCCCCGGGTGAGCAGACCGCGGCGCGGGTGCTCGACGCGGTCGCTGCGGGGAGGCTCCCGATGCGCGCGCCCGTCGGAGCCAGCGGTCATGAGGCGCCGCTGCTGCTCCGGACCGCGTCCACCAGGTCGACGACGAGGCCGACGACCTCGTCCAGGGTGCGGTGGGTGGAGTCGATGTGGACGGCGCCGTCGACACGGGTCAGCGGCGCGGTCGCCCGGCTGGAGTCGATGGCGTCGCGGGCGAGCAGGGACTCCTGCGTCGCGGTGAGGTCGGCCCCGCCGTTCTCCGCGGCGCGGCGGGCGGCGCGCGCGGCCGGGTCGGCGGTCAGGTAGACCTTGACCTCCGCCTGCGGCCAGACCACGGACCCGATGTCGCGTCCTTCGACCACGATGCCGCCGGTGCCGATCAGGTCGCGCTGCAGCGCGACGAGACGCTCCCGCACCGCGGGCACGGCGCTGACCGGGGAGACCGCCGCGTTGACCGCGTCGCTGCGGATCTCGACGGAGACGTCGACGCCGTCGACCGCGATGGTCGGCTGCAACGGGTCGGTGCCGGAGACCAGGTCGGGGGCGCCGGCGCGGGCGGCGACCGCCCCTGCGTCGTGCACGTCGACGTCGTTGTCCAGCATCCACCAGGTCACCGCCCGGTACATGGCACCGGTGTCGAGGTAGCGCAGTCCGAGGCGATCCGCGACGGCCCGGCAGGTGCTCGACTTGCCGGACCCCGAGGTGCCGTCGACGGCCACCACCACGGGGGGCGTGGACGGGCGGTTCGGGTCGGTCGGCACGGAAGTCACGGGCGGGAATCCTACCGGTGGGTCACCCATCCCCTCGATTCGAGCACGCCGATCAGCTCGTCGCTGTGCTCGGCGGTGACGTCCAGCTCGACCAGACCGACGGGTCGGCCCGGGTCGTGGTCGATCCGGACGTCCTCGATGTTGACGCCGCTGTCGCCCGCGTCGGCGAAGAGCCGCGCCAGCTCGCCCGGGTGGTCCGGGACCGCGACCCGCACGGCGACGGTGGTCTGCAGCGGGCCGCCGTGCTTGCCGGGGATCGCCCGGGTGCCGGCCACCCCGTGGGCGAGCAGCGAGGAGAGTCCGACCTGGTCGCCGGCGGTGACCGCGTCGAGGGCGAGGTCCAGGCGTTCGCGGACCTCGGCCAGCAGGGCGGCGACGGCCGGGGCGTTCCCGCCGATGATCTGGCTGTACAGCTCCGGGTCGCCACCGGCCACCCGGGTGACGTCGCGGACCCCCTGCCCGGAGAGGGCCAGGTGGTCGGCCGAGGCACCGGCGAGGGTGCCGGCCACCAGCGAGGAGACCAGGTGCGGCACGTGCGAGGTACGGGCGACGGCGCGATCGTGCTCGAGCGGGGAGAGCCGGACCACGACGCCGCCGCAGAGCCCGATCAGCTGCTCGACGGCGCGGACCGCGACGGACTGCGCGCCCGGACCCGGGGTGACGGCCCACGGGCGGCCGTCGAAGAGCGACGCCGACGCCGCCAGCGGCCCGGAGCGTTCGCTGCCGGCCATCGGGTGGCTGCCGACGTAGCGGTTCCGTCCGGGGTGGTCGGCCACCGCACGTAGCGGTGCCTCCTTGACGCTGCCGACGTCGGTCACCCACGCCCGGGGATGCGCGTCGAGGGCCGCCCGGACGGCGGTGGCGAGGTGGGCCGGCGGGACGGCCACCACCACGAGCTGGGGACGGTCGTCGGGGCGCGCAGCGCGTCCCGCGCCGAGTCCTGTGGCCGTGCGCACGTTGTCGTCGGCCAGGTCCTCGAGCAGCACCTCCACCCCGGCGCGGCGCACGGCGAGCGCGAGCGAGGTGCCGATCAACCCGGCTCCCACCACCAGGACGGGACCGGTCAGGCGTTGGTCGTCGGTCTCCGCGGCGGGGTCGTGGGGCACGGTCGAAAGCGTACTCAGAGGCCGACCAGCTCCAGCAGCTGTCCCAGCTCGTCGGTGGTCAGCTCACGGACCGTGCCCGAGGCGAGGGTCCCGAGCTCGACCGGCCCGAACCGGGTGCGGCTCAGCCGCTTGACCGGATGTCCGACCTGGTCGAGGAGGCGGCGGACGATCCGGTTGCGGCCCTCGTGGATGACCAGCTCGATGATCGACTTGTCCGGCCGGGTCTCCAGCACGTGGGCACGACGTACCTGCACCGGTCCGTCCTCGAGCACGACGCCGTCGAGCAGGACGGTCACCGTGGTCTTGGTGATCTTGCCGACGACCTCGGCGACATAGGTCTTCTCGACCTCGAACGACGGGTGCGCCATCCGGTGCGCGAACTCGCCGTCGTTGGTGAGCAGGAGCAGGCCGGAGGTGTCGGTGTCCAGCCGTCCGACGTGGAAGAGACGCTCCGGACGGTCGGCGACGAGGTCGCTGAGGGTCCGGCGACCCTCCGGGTCCGACATCGTGCTCACCACGCCGCGCGGCTTGTTCAGGACCAGGTAGACGTGGGCGGAGACCGGCGGGAGCCGCTTTCCGGACACCTTGATCACGGCCGTGCGGGGGTCGACCTTCGTCCCCAGCCGGGTGATCACCTCCCCGTCCACCTCGACCTCGCCGTCGAGCATCAGCTCCTCGCACCGGCGGCGGGAGGCGACACCGGACTGGGCGAGCAGTTTCTGCAGCCGGATCAGGCCGTCCTCGTCGGTGACGATCTCGCGGTTCACGTGGTTTCCTCGGGTGCCTGGGTCGGGTCGGGTTCAGCGGCGGTCCCGCTCTCCGGCGGGGAGGCTCCGGCCACCTGCTCCAGCTCGCTCTCCAGCTCGTCGAGCTCGGGCAGGTGCGGCGCCAGGTCCGGCAGCTCCTCCAGGGAGAGGATGCCGATCCGCTCCAGGAAGTAGTTGGTGGTCCGGTACAGCATCGCACCGTGCTCGCCGTCCGGGCCGGCCTCCTCCACCAGCCCACGGTTCAGCAGGGTGCGCATCACACCGTCCACGTTCACGCCGCGGACCGCCGACACCCGGGCCCGGGAGACGGGCTGCTGGTAGGCGACCACGGCCAGCGTCTCGAGGGCCGCCTGGGTGAGCCGCGCCTGCTGGCCCTCGAGCACGAAGCCCTCGACGACCGGGGCGAACTCCTCGCGGGTGTAGAAACGCCATCCGCCGGCCACGTTGCGCAGGTCGAACCCGCGTCCCTGGGCGGTGTACTCCTCGCTCAGCTCGACCAGGCCGGCCGCGACCTGGTCGGCCGGGTGGCCGACGGCGCTGGCCAGGCGCATCTCGTCGAGTGGTTCGTCGGCGACCATCAGGACCGCTTCCAGCGCCGGCCTCAGCGCGGCGAGCGGCAGGTCCATCGGCTCGTCGGCCGCACCGTCCACGCCGGCCGCGCCGGCCGGGTCAGTCTGTTCGGTCATCACTTTCCTCCTGCACCGGCGGCGCGCCGTCGAACTCGTCGGTGATCTCGATGTCGTCCTCGGTCCCGGTCCACCGGATGGTGAGCTCGCCGAGCGGTGTCATCTGGTCGAAGGTGACCGCGCCCTCCCGGAACAGCTCGAGCAGCGAGAGGAACCGGGCGACGGTGGTCAGCGTGTCCGGGGCGTCACGGCACAGCGACCGGAAGGTGACGGTCTGGCTCCGGCGCAACCGCTCCATCACCAGGACGGACTGCTCGCGCACGCTGACGGTCGGCGCGTGGATGTGGTGCAGGTTCAGCTCGATCTCCGGCTTCGGGGCCAGCGCCTTGGCCGCCAGCGCCGCGAAGGCGTCGAGACCGATGCCGATCAGCACCTCGGGCAGCAACCCGGCGTACCGCTCCTCCAGCCCGACCGAGCGCGGGTGCCGCTTCGCCTCGACCTCGACCCGCTCGGCCAGCACCGCGGCGATCTGCTTGTAGGCGCGATACTGCAGGAGCCGTGCGAAGAGCAGGTCCCGCGCCTCGAGCAGGGCCAGGTCCTCCTCGTCCTCGACGTCGCCGGCGGGCAGCAGACGGGCCGCCTTCAGGTCGAGCAGGGTGGAGGCGACCAGGAGGAACGAGGTCGTCTCCTCCAGGTCGTTGCTCCCGAGCGCCTTGACGTGCGCGATGAACTCGTCGGTGACCTTCGACAGCGCTATCTCCGTGACGTCCAGCTTGTGCTTGGAGATCAGGTTGAGCAGCAGGTCGAACGGCCCCTCGAAGTTGTCGAGGCGGACCTCGAAGGGGTTACTCACGCAGGCGCCTGACGAGCGCGGAGTCCTCCCCCTGCGCATCGAAGTCGGCCAGCACCAGGCCGAGGGCCTCGCGCACCAGCCGCCCGCGGTCCACGGCGAGCCCGTGCTCCCCACGGAGGACGAGACGGGTCCGCTCCAGCTCCATCAGCTCGGCGGAGGTGACGTAGAC from Nocardioides sambongensis includes:
- a CDS encoding pseudouridine synthase, translated to MNREIVTDEDGLIRLQKLLAQSGVASRRRCEELMLDGEVEVDGEVITRLGTKVDPRTAVIKVSGKRLPPVSAHVYLVLNKPRGVVSTMSDPEGRRTLSDLVADRPERLFHVGRLDTDTSGLLLLTNDGEFAHRMAHPSFEVEKTYVAEVVGKITKTTVTVLLDGVVLEDGPVQVRRAHVLETRPDKSIIELVIHEGRNRIVRRLLDQVGHPVKRLSRTRFGPVELGTLASGTVRELTTDELGQLLELVGL
- a CDS encoding segregation and condensation protein A codes for the protein MRRGRTPRSSGACVSNPFEVRLDNFEGPFDLLLNLISKHKLDVTEIALSKVTDEFIAHVKALGSNDLEETTSFLLVASTLLDLKAARLLPAGDVEDEEDLALLEARDLLFARLLQYRAYKQIAAVLAERVEVEAKRHPRSVGLEERYAGLLPEVLIGIGLDAFAALAAKALAPKPEIELNLHHIHAPTVSVREQSVLVMERLRRSQTVTFRSLCRDAPDTLTTVARFLSLLELFREGAVTFDQMTPLGELTIRWTGTEDDIEITDEFDGAPPVQEESDDRTD
- a CDS encoding prephenate dehydrogenase is translated as MPHDPAAETDDQRLTGPVLVVGAGLIGTSLALAVRRAGVEVLLEDLADDNVRTATGLGAGRAARPDDRPQLVVVAVPPAHLATAVRAALDAHPRAWVTDVGSVKEAPLRAVADHPGRNRYVGSHPMAGSERSGPLAASASLFDGRPWAVTPGPGAQSVAVRAVEQLIGLCGGVVVRLSPLEHDRAVARTSHVPHLVSSLVAGTLAGASADHLALSGQGVRDVTRVAGGDPELYSQIIGGNAPAVAALLAEVRERLDLALDAVTAGDQVGLSSLLAHGVAGTRAIPGKHGGPLQTTVAVRVAVPDHPGELARLFADAGDSGVNIEDVRIDHDPGRPVGLVELDVTAEHSDELIGVLESRGWVTHR
- the scpB gene encoding SMC-Scp complex subunit ScpB; the protein is MTEQTDPAGAAGVDGAADEPMDLPLAALRPALEAVLMVADEPLDEMRLASAVGHPADQVAAGLVELSEEYTAQGRGFDLRNVAGGWRFYTREEFAPVVEGFVLEGQQARLTQAALETLAVVAYQQPVSRARVSAVRGVNVDGVMRTLLNRGLVEEAGPDGEHGAMLYRTTNYFLERIGILSLEELPDLAPHLPELDELESELEQVAGASPPESGTAAEPDPTQAPEETT